From a single Fusobacterium ulcerans ATCC 49185 genomic region:
- the ilvA gene encoding threonine ammonia-lyase yields the protein MAVTLETIKKAKETIEHSIKRTPLIECPTLEKELGGKVLFKLENLQKTGSFKVRGALNRIANLTEEEKKKGVIASSAGNHAQGIALGATAQGIKSTIVMPETAPIAKVAATKGYGAEVVLCGTVYDDAFAKACEIQKETGAIFLHPFDDDYVISGQGTIGLEILEDAIDIDTVLVPIGGGGILAGIATAIKSINPSVRIIGVESANAASMTEALAKGECCEVCATPTIADGIAVKKVGCKTLELVKQYVDEVVTVTEDEIARAILFLMEKSKVVAEGAGATPLAAILAGKVDCKGKKTCAVVSGGNIDVNLIERVLNRALINAGRRYEFKVKVHDRFGETEKLLSLITENRANILFITQSMYNVELGITMQEVTLVIECSDMTHRDAVRAKIIEAGYEIH from the coding sequence ATGGCAGTAACATTAGAAACAATCAAAAAAGCAAAGGAAACCATTGAGCATTCAATCAAAAGAACACCTTTAATAGAATGCCCTACACTGGAAAAAGAACTGGGAGGGAAAGTATTATTTAAATTGGAAAACCTTCAAAAGACAGGATCATTTAAAGTGAGAGGGGCTCTAAACAGAATAGCTAACCTTACAGAAGAAGAAAAGAAAAAAGGTGTTATTGCATCATCAGCAGGAAATCACGCACAGGGAATAGCTTTGGGAGCAACAGCACAAGGAATAAAATCAACAATAGTAATGCCTGAAACTGCACCAATAGCAAAAGTGGCAGCAACAAAAGGCTATGGAGCGGAAGTAGTATTATGTGGGACTGTATATGATGACGCTTTTGCGAAAGCATGTGAAATTCAAAAAGAAACAGGAGCAATATTCCTACATCCATTTGATGATGACTATGTAATTTCAGGACAAGGGACTATAGGATTAGAAATATTAGAAGATGCAATTGATATAGATACAGTACTAGTACCAATTGGAGGGGGAGGAATTCTTGCAGGAATAGCAACAGCAATAAAATCAATCAATCCATCAGTAAGAATCATAGGAGTAGAATCAGCAAATGCCGCATCAATGACAGAAGCTTTGGCAAAGGGAGAATGTTGTGAAGTATGCGCAACACCAACAATAGCAGATGGAATAGCAGTAAAAAAAGTAGGATGTAAAACTCTTGAACTTGTAAAACAATATGTAGATGAAGTAGTAACAGTAACAGAAGATGAAATAGCAAGAGCAATATTATTCTTAATGGAAAAAAGCAAAGTAGTAGCTGAAGGAGCAGGAGCAACACCTTTGGCAGCAATTTTGGCAGGAAAAGTTGACTGTAAAGGTAAAAAGACATGTGCAGTAGTGTCTGGAGGAAATATAGATGTAAATCTTATAGAAAGAGTATTGAACAGAGCTTTAATCAATGCAGGAAGAAGATATGAATTCAAAGTAAAAGTACATGACAGATTTGGAGAAACAGAAAAATTATTAAGTTTGATTACAGAAAACAGAGCCAATATTCTATTTATAACACAAAGTATGTATAATGTCGAATTAGGAATAACAATGCAGGAAGTAACATTGGTAATAGAATGCAGTGATATGACACATAGAGATGCAGTAAGAGCTAAAATAATAGAAGCAGGATATGAAATTCACTAA
- a CDS encoding acyl-CoA dehydrogenase family protein, with translation MDFRIDKEHEDFILKVKEFTEKYVKPAAAEVDRKAKAPIENLIKMGKKGFMGIPFDKKYGGAGLNNKIYIAAVEEISKGCAATGVIMSAHTSLCAWPIYQYGNEKQKGEFLAPLAKGEKLGAFGWTETQAGTRVTAVLDGDKYILNGEKVLITNALEAETYVVFAKTDMEKAENNLSAFIVEKGTKGFSIGEPEDKMGVRGSSTCKLIFENCAVPKENLLGKEGEGFKIAMSTLNGGRIGVAAQAVGLAQGALDEAIKYVKEREVNGKKVSQFQNTQFLIADLQTRINAVRLLAYQAADMKDRGEDYGYMASMAKFLASETAMQVTEKAVQLLGGNGYLKKYPVERMMRDAKVTEIYEGTSEVQKIVIANWMGIK, from the coding sequence ATGGATTTCAGAATTGACAAAGAACATGAGGATTTTATTTTGAAAGTAAAGGAGTTTACAGAAAAATATGTAAAACCAGCAGCAGCAGAGGTAGATAGAAAAGCAAAAGCACCAATAGAAAATTTAATAAAAATGGGTAAAAAAGGATTTATGGGAATACCTTTTGATAAGAAATATGGCGGAGCTGGACTCAATAATAAAATATATATAGCAGCTGTAGAGGAAATTTCAAAAGGATGTGCAGCAACAGGTGTAATAATGTCAGCTCACACATCTCTATGTGCATGGCCTATATATCAATATGGAAACGAAAAACAAAAAGGAGAATTTTTAGCACCATTGGCAAAGGGAGAAAAGCTTGGAGCATTTGGATGGACAGAAACTCAGGCAGGAACAAGAGTGACAGCAGTATTAGATGGAGATAAATACATATTGAATGGAGAAAAAGTTTTGATAACTAATGCTCTTGAAGCAGAAACATATGTAGTATTTGCTAAAACAGATATGGAAAAAGCTGAAAACAATTTATCTGCGTTTATAGTAGAAAAAGGAACAAAAGGTTTTTCAATAGGAGAACCAGAAGATAAGATGGGAGTAAGAGGTTCGTCTACTTGCAAGCTTATATTTGAAAACTGTGCAGTGCCTAAAGAAAATTTATTGGGAAAAGAGGGAGAAGGATTCAAAATAGCTATGAGTACACTGAATGGTGGGAGAATAGGAGTAGCAGCACAAGCTGTGGGACTAGCTCAGGGTGCTTTAGATGAAGCAATAAAATATGTAAAAGAAAGAGAAGTTAATGGAAAAAAAGTATCTCAATTTCAAAATACACAATTTTTAATAGCTGATTTACAAACTAGAATAAATGCGGTTAGACTTTTGGCTTATCAGGCAGCTGATATGAAAGACAGAGGAGAAGATTATGGGTATATGGCTTCGATGGCAAAGTTCCTTGCTTCAGAAACAGCAATGCAAGTAACAGAAAAAGCAGTACAGCTTCTTGGTGGTAATGGATATTTAAAGAAATACCCTGTTGAAAGAATGATGAGAGATGCTAAAGTTACTGAAATATATGAAGGAACTTCAGAAGTTCAAAAAATTGTCATAGCAAATTGGATGGGAATTAAATAA
- a CDS encoding 5'-methylthioadenosine/S-adenosylhomocysteine nucleosidase — translation MKNLFKKVLLLMVLSVSTVYAQVKSVTVPSHSVPKQPIIIQGPMPIEAQNLAARLENVREERTGNYIFYIGTLEGYPVIVTKTSKGMENTAAATAIAIERFKPAAIINQGTSGGHDKSLNVGDIVLGKRTFNAGNFKTLTRNEKEGSNPFEWLPMDVMASEGSAGEGTDAEKVRYYEGNPMLLKAANAVKSQYKRGKVVEGTVASANFWNNEIDRINWLHEEFGSSVEEMEAASAALICEAYKVPFLTIRVLSNNKTNGGKYDPSTAKDCQDYVEKIVKEYIKMLEK, via the coding sequence ATGAAAAATTTATTCAAAAAAGTTTTATTGCTGATGGTGCTTTCAGTTTCGACAGTTTATGCACAAGTTAAAAGTGTAACTGTACCATCACATTCAGTACCAAAGCAGCCTATAATAATTCAAGGACCTATGCCTATTGAAGCTCAAAATTTAGCTGCAAGACTTGAAAATGTAAGAGAGGAAAGAACAGGAAACTATATTTTCTACATAGGGACATTAGAAGGATATCCTGTAATTGTTACTAAAACAAGCAAGGGAATGGAAAATACTGCTGCTGCAACTGCTATTGCAATAGAAAGATTCAAGCCAGCAGCTATAATAAATCAGGGAACTTCTGGAGGACATGACAAGTCTTTAAATGTTGGAGATATTGTTCTAGGAAAGAGAACATTCAATGCTGGAAACTTTAAAACTCTAACTAGAAATGAAAAAGAAGGAAGTAATCCTTTTGAATGGCTGCCTATGGATGTAATGGCTTCTGAAGGAAGCGCTGGAGAAGGAACAGATGCAGAAAAAGTTCGTTATTATGAAGGAAATCCTATGCTTTTAAAAGCTGCAAATGCAGTAAAAAGTCAATATAAAAGAGGAAAAGTTGTAGAAGGAACTGTGGCATCAGCTAACTTCTGGAATAATGAAATTGATAGAATAAATTGGCTTCATGAAGAATTTGGATCAAGTGTAGAGGAAATGGAAGCTGCCAGTGCTGCTTTGATTTGTGAAGCATATAAAGTACCATTTCTTACAATCAGAGTTTTATCAAATAATAAAACAAATGGTGGAAAATATGATCCCAGTACAGCAAAAGATTGTCAGGATTATGTAGAAAAAATAGTTAAAGAATATATAAAAATGCTTGAAAAATAA
- the pykF gene encoding pyruvate kinase PykF, whose translation MKKTKIICTIGPSSETKETLKELLKSGMNMMRLNFSHGNYEEHKEKIDNFRAAQIETGIRAALMLDIKGPKIRTTKLKDGKNVNIVSGQEFIITTDKSVIGDEKMVAVTYEDIIQDVKIGEKLLIDDGLLQFSIKEIIGNKIICIALNNGELGENKGVNLPKAKVSLPAISEKDKNDLIFGCQQGVDYVAASFIRKADDVKDVRKVLNENGGKDILIISKIETQEGIDNFDEILKVSDGIMVARGDLGVEIPIEDVPIAQKMMIEKCNAVGKVVITATQMLDSMIKNPRPTRAEVNDVANAILDGTDCIMLSGESANGKYPVEAVRVMTRISEKIDPLVSKKNYFTEDMTITTAVTKGTAEISESLDTKVIVVATQSGRAARDMRRYFPKAEIVAITNNEKTANQLLIVRGITPFIDGQPESLDSFFQLAEKVSVDLKLATKDDIIIANCGESIFKVGTTNSIKLIKIS comes from the coding sequence GTGAAAAAAACAAAAATAATATGTACCATTGGACCAAGCTCTGAAACAAAAGAAACTTTGAAAGAACTTCTTAAATCAGGAATGAATATGATGAGACTAAACTTCTCTCATGGTAACTATGAAGAACACAAAGAAAAAATAGATAATTTCAGGGCAGCACAAATAGAAACTGGTATCAGAGCAGCTCTTATGCTTGATATTAAAGGTCCTAAAATAAGAACTACTAAACTTAAAGATGGAAAAAATGTAAATATAGTATCTGGACAGGAATTCATTATCACTACTGACAAATCTGTAATTGGTGATGAAAAAATGGTAGCTGTTACTTATGAAGATATTATACAGGATGTTAAAATTGGAGAAAAACTTCTTATTGATGATGGACTTTTACAATTCAGTATAAAAGAAATCATTGGAAATAAAATAATATGTATAGCTTTGAATAATGGAGAACTTGGAGAAAATAAAGGTGTCAATCTCCCAAAAGCTAAAGTAAGCCTTCCTGCTATATCTGAAAAAGATAAAAATGATCTTATTTTTGGTTGCCAGCAAGGTGTTGATTATGTCGCTGCTTCATTTATCAGAAAAGCTGATGATGTAAAAGATGTAAGAAAAGTATTAAATGAAAATGGTGGAAAAGATATTCTTATAATATCTAAAATAGAAACTCAAGAAGGAATAGATAATTTTGATGAAATATTAAAAGTGTCTGATGGTATCATGGTAGCAAGAGGAGATCTTGGAGTAGAAATACCTATTGAAGATGTGCCTATTGCTCAAAAGATGATGATAGAAAAATGCAATGCTGTTGGAAAAGTAGTTATTACAGCTACTCAAATGCTTGATTCTATGATTAAAAATCCTAGACCTACAAGGGCAGAAGTAAATGATGTGGCTAATGCAATCCTTGATGGTACAGACTGTATTATGCTTTCTGGTGAATCTGCTAATGGTAAATATCCAGTGGAGGCAGTTAGAGTAATGACTAGAATATCAGAAAAAATTGATCCTCTTGTTTCTAAGAAAAATTATTTTACAGAGGATATGACAATCACTACTGCTGTCACTAAAGGTACTGCTGAAATAAGTGAATCTCTTGATACAAAAGTTATAGTTGTTGCAACTCAGTCAGGTAGAGCAGCTAGAGATATGAGAAGATATTTCCCTAAAGCTGAAATTGTAGCAATTACTAATAATGAAAAAACTGCTAATCAGCTTCTTATTGTAAGAGGAATTACTCCTTTTATTGATGGACAGCCTGAAAGTCTGGATTCATTCTTCCAATTGGCAGAAAAAGTCTCTGTAGACCTGAAACTGGCTACAAAAGATGATATTATAATAGCAAACTGTGGAGAATCTATATTTAAAGTTGGAACTACCAACTCTATAAAATTAATAAAAATAAGTTAG
- a CDS encoding efflux RND transporter permease subunit yields MKLTDVALKNKVTTYLIFITLLFVGYMSYEKSEKSEDPGFTVKVAQITTNWPGATSKQMADLVSKKIADQIQNIETLDYVDSKNIPGQSNVYVNIKSGNRDLVPIWQELRNRINTFVVPALPEGVQTPIINTYFGDIYGTLLTISGDSYSYEELYKTAENLKAKLLFSVPQIGRIDISGVQSEVIYVKVDNERLSQSKISMSNIIETLQNVNVIENGGDVVSDDYRIKISPTGNFKNIKDIENTIITDSNGKNAIYLKEIATVEKTYKEPSDYMISYNGDKAITLGVSLGDKEDVLVMSKGIKSVLKDFKSKLPIGIEVGQIYYQPDLVQDKVTSFIANLVQAIVTIVIVMLLCLGLRSGLIVAALTPTSIAFTIIGLYYLGYGINQITLAGLIIALGMLVDNAVVMSENIMVLMQEGRSRMDACLESGKTLAVPLLVSSLTTIVAFSPIILNKENMGEYVGPLTIVVLLALLGSWLINQTLIPLLCYDFLKVKSGSKQNMDSKPYLIYRKILTTLLKNKKISICITIGAFCLGLVLLGIVPKNFMPDSTDPVMSTYIRMPKGTDINRTAEVVKDLNEFVKKNYSTGEQEPLSPSLWNYITTGGTDKKYRKQGILSWGIFIGGGAPKYSTSYQPETRLPEYAYVMYNVTDYRIIKKLSSEINLYMQSKYPGIDITTKGMGSGVSLEKDLGYVFVSDNIELLKKVSKEFEEKIKTVKGIRAVSNNWGNDVPRITININQEKAKKAGLSNSVVGKTLQFILQGTNATVYRNFEAPPKSTTIPIMLKGRRSYKDDITNIETIQFMTPSGVSVPLNQIADIKVEYVPDFVYTRDMSYGIEVDAGIQDGYTPPEVNDEIIPWLTEKLKEWGPEIKYYPAGIMKTSSENEGALFQAVPTALLVMFLLVIGQFNSIKKGLSIMLVIPLSIPGIAVGLLCTNTQLGFMAIIGIISLAGVVLNHAIILVDKMTIEKDDIGRNDQDAIVFGCQSRLRPIFLTVATTLMGLMPLYFFGGPLFQPLAVVLIFGLATDTVLALGIIPVIYALFFKVDFNDYVYDGKKLEIESKK; encoded by the coding sequence ATGAAACTTACAGATGTCGCTTTAAAAAACAAAGTAACTACTTATTTGATATTTATAACTCTTCTTTTTGTGGGATATATGTCATATGAGAAATCAGAAAAATCAGAAGATCCAGGATTCACTGTAAAAGTAGCTCAGATAACAACTAACTGGCCAGGGGCAACTTCTAAGCAGATGGCTGATTTAGTAAGTAAAAAAATAGCAGATCAGATCCAGAATATAGAAACTTTAGATTATGTAGACTCAAAGAATATACCTGGACAATCAAATGTTTATGTAAATATTAAAAGTGGGAACAGAGATTTAGTTCCAATCTGGCAGGAGCTGAGAAACAGAATAAATACCTTTGTTGTTCCTGCTCTGCCAGAAGGAGTACAGACACCAATAATTAATACATATTTTGGAGATATATATGGAACCCTTCTTACAATCAGTGGAGATAGTTATTCCTATGAAGAATTATATAAGACAGCTGAAAATCTGAAAGCGAAGCTTCTGTTTTCAGTGCCTCAGATAGGAAGAATAGATATAAGCGGGGTGCAGAGTGAAGTTATTTATGTAAAGGTGGATAATGAAAGACTTTCACAATCTAAAATATCCATGAGCAATATAATAGAAACGCTTCAAAATGTCAATGTAATAGAAAATGGAGGAGATGTAGTATCTGATGATTACAGAATAAAAATATCTCCAACAGGAAATTTTAAAAATATAAAAGATATAGAAAATACTATAATAACAGATTCAAATGGAAAAAATGCTATATATTTAAAAGAGATAGCAACAGTGGAAAAGACATATAAAGAACCTTCAGACTACATGATTTCATACAATGGAGATAAAGCTATAACATTGGGAGTATCTCTTGGAGATAAAGAAGATGTTTTGGTAATGAGTAAAGGAATAAAAAGTGTCTTGAAAGACTTTAAGAGTAAACTTCCTATTGGAATAGAAGTTGGACAGATTTACTATCAGCCAGATCTGGTACAGGATAAAGTAACATCTTTTATAGCTAACTTAGTACAAGCAATAGTGACAATAGTAATTGTAATGCTTCTGTGCCTTGGGCTTCGTTCTGGATTAATAGTGGCAGCACTGACACCAACATCTATAGCATTTACTATAATAGGATTATATTATCTAGGCTATGGAATAAATCAGATAACATTGGCAGGATTAATAATTGCTTTGGGAATGCTGGTAGATAATGCAGTAGTAATGTCAGAAAATATAATGGTGCTGATGCAGGAAGGAAGAAGCAGAATGGATGCTTGTCTGGAATCTGGGAAAACATTAGCTGTACCCCTTCTTGTAAGTTCGCTTACTACAATAGTAGCCTTTTCTCCCATTATATTAAATAAAGAAAACATGGGAGAATATGTAGGACCTCTTACAATTGTTGTATTACTTGCACTTCTTGGTTCTTGGCTTATCAATCAGACATTGATTCCTTTATTATGTTATGATTTTCTGAAAGTGAAATCTGGAAGCAAGCAGAATATGGATTCTAAACCTTACCTTATTTACAGAAAAATTCTTACAACATTGTTAAAGAATAAAAAGATATCCATATGTATAACAATAGGAGCTTTCTGCCTTGGACTTGTACTTTTGGGAATAGTACCAAAAAACTTTATGCCTGATTCTACAGACCCTGTAATGTCTACATATATAAGAATGCCAAAAGGAACAGATATTAATCGTACAGCGGAAGTGGTAAAGGATTTAAATGAATTTGTAAAGAAAAATTACAGTACTGGAGAACAGGAACCTCTTTCGCCTTCTTTGTGGAACTATATAACTACTGGAGGTACAGATAAAAAATATAGGAAACAAGGAATATTGAGCTGGGGAATATTTATAGGTGGAGGAGCTCCTAAATATTCTACAAGTTATCAGCCTGAAACAAGGCTTCCAGAATATGCCTATGTAATGTATAATGTCACAGATTATAGAATAATAAAAAAACTAAGTTCTGAAATTAACCTGTATATGCAGAGTAAATATCCAGGAATAGATATAACCACTAAAGGGATGGGAAGTGGAGTATCTTTAGAGAAAGATTTAGGATATGTATTTGTTTCTGATAATATAGAACTTTTGAAAAAAGTATCAAAAGAGTTTGAAGAAAAGATAAAAACAGTAAAAGGAATAAGAGCAGTAAGTAATAACTGGGGAAATGATGTTCCTAGAATAACAATAAATATAAATCAGGAAAAAGCTAAAAAAGCAGGATTATCAAATAGTGTAGTTGGAAAAACACTTCAATTTATATTACAGGGAACAAATGCTACTGTATATAGAAATTTTGAAGCACCGCCAAAAAGTACTACTATTCCTATAATGCTTAAAGGAAGAAGATCATATAAAGATGATATTACGAATATAGAAACTATACAGTTTATGACTCCATCAGGAGTATCAGTGCCACTTAATCAAATAGCAGATATTAAAGTGGAATATGTGCCAGATTTTGTATATACAAGAGATATGTCATATGGAATAGAAGTAGATGCAGGAATACAAGATGGATATACGCCCCCAGAAGTGAATGATGAAATAATTCCTTGGCTTACTGAGAAATTAAAAGAATGGGGACCAGAAATTAAATACTATCCAGCAGGTATAATGAAAACTTCTTCTGAAAATGAGGGAGCATTGTTTCAGGCTGTTCCAACAGCATTATTGGTTATGTTTTTACTGGTAATAGGACAGTTTAATTCTATAAAAAAAGGATTATCAATAATGCTTGTAATTCCTTTATCTATACCAGGAATAGCAGTAGGACTTTTATGTACAAATACTCAGCTTGGATTTATGGCTATTATAGGAATAATTTCACTGGCAGGGGTAGTTTTGAATCACGCTATTATTCTTGTGGATAAAATGACTATAGAAAAAGATGATATAGGAAGAAATGATCAAGATGCAATAGTATTTGGGTGTCAGTCAAGACTAAGACCAATATTTTTAACAGTTGCCACTACACTTATGGGACTTATGCCCCTATATTTCTTTGGAGGACCTTTGTTTCAGCCATTGGCAGTAGTATTGATATTTGGGCTGGCAACTGATACCGTACTGGCTCTTGGAATAATTCCTGTAATATATGCACTATTCTTTAAAGTAGATTTTAATGATTATGTGTATGATGGAAAAAAATTAGAGATAGAAAGTAAAAAATAG
- a CDS encoding efflux RND transporter periplasmic adaptor subunit, whose product MKRKILIISILTLVISACGKKEQEYKYDMAVRPVVYKIAKKTDENIPKNYVGVIKSQALSSLSFRVSGTIEKRMAQLGDHVKKGDILAELDPTEYKVNYQKALAELEKGKAGYTEARSSYERAQALYLENSISKASYDNAVASYRSAAATMNALKNSVDLAKIQLGYTELKAPAEGTIGEVKSEVNQSVNPQTPVFILNTSGDKTVEFNVSESAVPTLKEGEKVLVTIDFIPGALITGKITNIGTVSNEFGNTYPVKAKLEDVPENVRVGMTANVLLESKEKENITVPFEAILKDSENRPYVYIITDINDGIGHTARRLIKTGEINQNGIEILDGIQSGEYIVIKGVSQIQNGQEVSLVEGVKN is encoded by the coding sequence ATGAAAAGAAAAATATTAATAATATCAATTTTAACATTAGTAATAAGTGCTTGTGGAAAAAAGGAACAGGAATATAAATACGATATGGCTGTAAGACCTGTTGTGTATAAAATTGCAAAGAAAACAGATGAGAATATTCCTAAAAATTATGTAGGAGTAATAAAATCTCAAGCATTATCCAGTCTTAGCTTTAGAGTATCTGGAACTATTGAAAAAAGAATGGCACAACTTGGAGATCATGTGAAAAAAGGAGATATATTAGCAGAACTTGACCCTACAGAATATAAAGTAAATTATCAAAAAGCTCTGGCAGAGCTGGAAAAAGGAAAAGCAGGATATACAGAAGCAAGATCAAGTTATGAAAGAGCACAGGCTCTGTATCTCGAAAACAGTATATCAAAAGCCAGTTATGATAATGCAGTAGCTTCATATAGATCAGCAGCTGCAACAATGAATGCTTTAAAGAATAGTGTTGATTTAGCAAAAATTCAATTGGGATATACAGAACTTAAAGCACCAGCTGAAGGAACTATAGGAGAGGTAAAAAGTGAAGTCAATCAATCAGTAAATCCACAGACACCAGTATTTATACTAAATACTTCTGGAGATAAGACAGTGGAATTTAATGTTTCTGAATCAGCAGTGCCTACTTTGAAAGAGGGAGAAAAGGTATTAGTGACTATAGATTTTATTCCAGGAGCTCTTATTACTGGGAAAATAACTAATATAGGAACTGTGTCAAATGAATTTGGGAATACTTATCCTGTAAAGGCAAAATTGGAAGATGTTCCAGAAAATGTAAGAGTTGGAATGACTGCCAATGTACTTTTAGAATCAAAAGAGAAAGAGAATATAACAGTTCCATTTGAAGCAATACTAAAAGATTCAGAGAACAGACCCTATGTCTATATAATAACTGATATAAATGATGGAATAGGACATACTGCAAGAAGATTGATAAAAACTGGAGAGATAAATCAAAATGGAATAGAGATACTTGATGGAATACAATCTGGAGAATATATAGTTATAAAAGGAGTTTCACAGATTCAAAATGGTCAGGAAGTTTCTCTGGTGGAAGGAGTGAAAAATTAG